A single window of Candidatus Eisenbacteria bacterium DNA harbors:
- a CDS encoding flagellar biosynthetic protein FliO, which yields MMGSWLGVAGALIAVAGAIALLARGLQRMPRLGASNPEMPLAIVHRIAIGPRQGIALLRAFDRLMVVSIADSGTRLIAELDDPTLLARLQATPAPAAMLAQKLREAFSRGSRSGAAVLVAGVALTLPRASA from the coding sequence ATGATGGGTTCGTGGCTCGGCGTCGCCGGTGCACTGATCGCGGTCGCGGGAGCGATCGCGCTGCTGGCGCGCGGACTGCAGCGCATGCCCAGGCTCGGTGCCTCGAATCCCGAGATGCCGCTGGCGATCGTTCACCGCATCGCCATCGGACCGCGCCAGGGGATTGCGCTGCTGCGCGCCTTCGATCGCCTGATGGTCGTCTCGATCGCCGACAGCGGCACGCGCCTGATCGCCGAACTCGACGACCCGACGCTGCTCGCGCGCCTGCAGGCGACTCCGGCGCCGGCCGCCATGCTCGCGCAGAAGCTGCGCGAAGCGTTTTCGCGCGGCTCGCGCAGTGGAGCGGCGGTGCTGGTTGCAGGAGTCGCACTCACGCTGCCGCGAGCGTCAGCG
- the fliN gene encoding flagellar motor switch protein FliN translates to MTADSNATVVAPRSGAGSLDLLLDVSLPIIIEVGRARSTVQEVLRFEVGSVVPLDRRVGEPVDVYVSDRRVAEGEVVVVGERLGVRITALVAPQGEGETR, encoded by the coding sequence GTGACCGCGGATTCCAATGCCACTGTCGTCGCCCCCCGCAGCGGCGCGGGTTCGCTCGATCTGCTGCTCGACGTCTCGCTGCCGATCATCATCGAAGTCGGCCGCGCGCGCTCGACGGTTCAGGAGGTGCTGCGCTTCGAGGTCGGATCGGTGGTGCCGCTCGATCGCCGCGTCGGCGAGCCGGTCGACGTCTACGTGAGCGACCGACGCGTCGCCGAGGGTGAAGTGGTGGTGGTGGGCGAGCGCCTCGGCGTGCGCATCACCGCGCTGGTCGCGCCGCAGGGCGAGGGAGAGACCCGATGA